The Opitutaceae bacterium genome window below encodes:
- a CDS encoding DUF45 domain-containing protein: MSHDLEPTHSEHFVGILNKHYPTWREARAELNELPLSAEVWRE; the protein is encoded by the coding sequence ATGTCCCATGACCTGGAGCCGACCCACAGCGAGCATTTCGTCGGTATCCTGAACAAACACTACCCGACGTGGCGTGAAGCGCGGGCCGAATTGAACGAACTGCCGCTCAGCGCCGAGGTGTGGCGGGAATAG